From a single Candoia aspera isolate rCanAsp1 chromosome 2, rCanAsp1.hap2, whole genome shotgun sequence genomic region:
- the LOC134492128 gene encoding zinc finger protein 501-like encodes METEIKVENSERRGSEPGLTHGTDLQLSSGDLPVKVEMEEEGCRPREQLQKAPMGCENQHTSLQPEFTAAITEKAAMSKEDKMPAFSQYDGRYHYGVELNAVSSTEGLERCPQRSDNSYQQSSNLNQEEKSIITEKSFEISGNGIGDNLNTYPSNHLGETHSSSGYAKTYSNMNSLSKSPACKTEEGWYECSQCGKGFNKAKYWKQHQKIHTGEKPYKCSQCGKCFNQSGNLKTHQRIHTGERPYKCSQCGKCFSHTNCLKIHERIHTGETYKCSQCGKCFRETGILKRHLRIHTGETPYKCSQCGKGFNLMGTLRKHQRIHTGEKPYKCSHCDKCFRETGILKRHQRTHTGERPYKCSQCGKCFTHTNVLKIHQRIHTGETPYKCTQCGKSFSQMGNLKTHQRIHARENLNTVQEFMLAKDHTNVLNVGNLPGKQEF; translated from the coding sequence ATGGAAACTGAGATCAAAGTGGAGAATTCTGAGCGTAGAGGAAGTGAACCAGGGTTAACACACGGGACAGATCTACAGCTTAGCTCCGGGGATCTGCCAGTAAAAgtagaaatggaagaggaaggctGCAGGCCAAGAGAGCAGCTGCAGAAGGCCCCCATGGGGTGTGAGAACCAACATACTTCGCTTCAGCCGGAATTTACTGCTGCTATTACTGAAAAGGCCGCTATGTCCAAGGAGGATAAAATGCCTGCGTTCTCCCAGTATGACGGAAGATACCACTACGGAGTGGAACTGAACGCAGTATCTTCTACTGAGGGATTGGAACGGTGTCCTCAGAGGTCAGACAACAGCTATCAGCAGAGCTCAAACTTGAATCAAGAGGAGAAAAGCATCATAACTGAGAAAAGCTTTGAAATCTCTGGGAATGGAATCGGTGATAACTTGAATACATATCCAAGTAACCATCTTGGAGAAACACATAGCTCTTCTGGATATGCAAAAACTTACAGCAATATGAACTCACTCAGCAAATCTCCGGCTTGTAAAACCGAAGAGGGATGGTATGAATGTTCTCAGTGTGGGAAGGGCTTCAACAAGGCAAAATACTGGAAGCAGCATCAGAAAATTCACACCGGGGAGAAACCGTACAAATGTTCTCagtgtggaaagtgtttcaatCAGTCAGGAAATCTGAAGACTCACCAAAGAATTCACACCGGGGAGAGACCCTACAAATGCTCccagtgtgggaaatgcttcagtCACACCAACTGTTTGAAGATACATGAGAGAATTCATACTGGGGAGACATACAAATGTTCtcagtgtgggaaatgcttcagaGAGACAGGAATTCTGAAGAGGCATCTAAGGATTCATACTGGGGAGACACCGTACAAATGTTCTCAGTGTGGGAAAGGCTTCAATCTGATGGGAACTTTGAGGAAACATCAACGAATTCATACTGGAGAGAAACCTTACAAATGTTCTCATTGTGACAAATGCTTCAGGGAAACAGGAATTCTGAAGAGACATCAAAGAACTCATACCGGAGAGAGACCATACAAATGTTCtcagtgtgggaaatgctttaCTCATACTAATGTTTTGAAGATCCATCAGAGGATTCATACTGGGGAGACACCATATAAATGTACtcagtgtgggaaaagcttcagtcAGATGGGAAATTTGAAAACACACCAGAGAATTCATGCTAGAGAGAACCTTAATACAGTACAAGAATTCATGTTGGCGAAGGACCATACAAATGTTCTCAACGTGGGGAACTTGCCTGGGAAGCAAGAATTCTGA
- the LOC134489840 gene encoding zinc finger protein with KRAB and SCAN domains 7-like has product MEKKVLNPELEEGPEGAGKLPCAIQPQYLPEQAGWGAFERNGRGPFIGMEERWETQWQHFLQTLQPIHPGEGKPKMAEASPWEDPKAFLASFEQVATACRWPREQWVACLLPALSGEAEEAFRKLEIGERDDYGKVKAAILRGEAVKMEAQHQRFRQFCCQEVGDPQRVQSQLQELCRQWLKPQRRSKEQILELLILEQFLASLPPKLRSWVQVRGPETCSQAVALVEDFLRSQQEAKSGSYQGPMNEDHVDFLYSEKETLEAVKRENVEVDISMLGHAIKSSRHPSPLLPSERFGTVQTALREEFTDLKETDVSLQAAKWKLTQPTQQTVTWHVLQEERENGGGLGKEENALVQLTQQRIQFSFGRRIGT; this is encoded by the exons ATGGAGAAAAAAGTCTTAAATCCAGAGCTGGAAGAAGGACCAGAAGGAGCTGGAAAACTCCCCTGTGCGATCCAGCCTCAGTATCTGCCTGAGCAAGCAGGATGGGGAGCATTTGAGAGGAACGGGAGGGGCCCATTCATTGGAATGGAGGAGCGCTGGGAAACGCAGTGGCAGCACTTCCTCCAGACACTGCAACCCATCCACCCAGGAGAGGGGAAGCCCAAGATGGCGGAGGCTTCTCCCTGGGAAGACCccaaggccttcctggcctcCTTTGAGCAGGTGGCCACAGCCTGCCGCTGGCCCAGAGAACAGTGGGTGGCCTGTCTCCTGCCGGCCCTGAGCGGAGAAGCAGAGGAGGCCTTTCGAAAGCTGGAAATCGGAGAACGGGATGACTACGGGAAGGTGAAGGCCGCCATCTTGCGAGGGGAAGCTGTGAAAATGGAGGCGCAGCATCAACGCTTCAGGCAGTTCTGCTGCCAGGAGGTGGGAGACCCACAGAGGGTTCAAAGCCAACTCCAGGAGCTTTGCCGCCAATGGCTGAAGCCACAGAGACGCTCCAAGGAGCAGATCCTGGAGCTCttgatcctggagcagttcctggccagcCTGCCTCCAAAGCTGCGGAGCTGGGTTCAAGTTAGAGGACCTGAGACATgctcccaggcggtggccctggtggAGGACTTCCTGAGGAGCCAGCAAGAGGCCAAATCAGGGTCATATCAG GGCCCAATGAATGAAGACCATGTCGATTTCTTATATTCAGAGAAAGAGACCTTGGAGGCTGTGAAGAGGGAAAACGTTGAAGTGGATATCAGCATGCTGG GACATGCAATCAAATCCTCAAGGCACCCCAGCCCACTACTTCCTTCCGAAAGATTTGGGACGGTCCAAACTGCTCTGAGAGAG GAATTCACGGATCTCAAGGAAACGGATGTGAGTTTGCAGGCAGCCAAGTGGAAGCTGACACAGCCCACTCAGCAGACTGTCACCTGGCACGTCCTGCAGGAAGAACGTGAAAACGGTGGTGGTTTAGGTAAGGAGGAAAATGCACTAGTTCAGCTAACCCAGCAAAGGATCCAGTTTTCCTTTGGGAGGCGAATAGGAA CTTGA
- the LOC134492066 gene encoding zinc finger protein 397-like, translating to MGAAAAARPGGPPAPARPPDGAGEEGSRAGPAAADLRRSSAEKVPIANKKAVPELNERRGGVEFCTSASSEQAGWGAFERNRRGPFIGMEERWETQWQHFLQTLQPVCPGEGRPKMVDASPWEDPKAFLASFEQVATACHWPREQWVACLLPALSGEAEEAFRKLEIGERDDYGKVKAAILKGEAVKMEAQRQRFRQFCCQEVDDPWKVYRQIQELCHQWLKPERCTKEQILEVLILEQFLASLPPKLQSWVQPRRPDTCSQAVALVEEFLRSQQGSESEACQGPQNEELTNFECAEKEPLEAVKRENVEVEISMLGHAIKSSRHPSPLLPSERFGTVQTALREEVTDWKERDVCLPAVKWKLLQPVPKRMAWEVLQSEHRSIDSLKSRMETEIKVENSERRGSEPGLTHGTDLQLSSGDLPVKVEMEEEGCRPREQLQKAPMGCENQHTSLQPEFTAAITEKAATSKEDKMPVFSQYDGRYHYGVELNAVSSTEGLEWCPQRSDNSYQQSSNLNQEEKSIISEKSFEISENGTGNNLNHLGETRNSSPEYGKTFTNTNSLSRFPVCNPEEEWYECSHCGKGFNKAKYWKQHQKIHTGEKPYKCSQCGKCFNQSGNLKTHQRIHTGERPYKCSQCGKCFSHTNCLKMHQRIHTGETYKCSQCGKCFRETGILKRHLRTHTGERPYTCSQCGKCFSLAGILKRHQRTHTGERPYKCSQCGKGFNRLGTLKKHQRIHTGEKPYKCSHCQKCFNERGNLKRHQRIHARESLNIIQEFILESDHINVIKVGKTSTGQEV from the exons ATGGGCGCAGCTGCGGCCGCCCGTCCCGGGGGGCCGCCCGCGCCCGCACGCCCACCGGACGGCGCCGGGGAGGAGGGGAGCCGCGCGGGCCCCGCCGCTGCCG ATTTACGAAGGTCATCAGCAGAGAAAGTACCCATAGCGAACAAAAAGGCAGTTCCTGAATTAAACGAGAGACGTGGAGGAGTTGAGTTTTGCACCTCAGCATCTTCAGAGCAAGCAGGATGGGGAGCATTTGAGAGGAACAGGAGGGGCCCATTCATTGGAATGGAGGAGCGCTGGGAAACACAGTGGCAGCACTTCCTCCAGACGCTGCAACCCGTCTGCCCAGGAGAGGGAAGGCCCAAGATGGTGGACGCTTCTCCCTGGGAAGACCCCAAGGCCTTCTTGGCCTCCTTTGAGCAGGTGGCCACAGCCTGCCACTGGCCCAGAGAACAGTGGGTGGCCTGTCTTCTGCCGGCCCTGAGCGGAGAAGCGGAGGAGGCCTTTCGAAAGCTGGAAATTGGAGAACGGGATGACTACGGGAAGGTGAAGGCCGCCATCTTGAAAGGGGAAGCTGTGAAAATGGAGGCGCAGCGTCAACGTTTCAGGCAGTTCTGCTGCCAGGAGGTGGATGATCCTTGGAAGGTTTACAGGCAAATCCAGGAGCTTTGCCACCAGTGGCTGAAGCCGGAGAGATGCACCAAGGAGCAGATCCTGGAGGTCttgatcctggagcagttcctggccagcCTGCCTCCAAAGCTGCAAAGCTGGGTTCAACCAAGGAGGCCGGACACATGTTCCCAGGCAGTGGCCCTGGTGGAAGAGTTCCTGCGGAGCCAGCAAGGGTCCGAATCAGAAGCATGTCAG GGGCCACAAAATGAAGAACTCACCAATTTTGAATGTGCAGAGAAGGAGCCCTTAGAGGCTGTGAAGAGAGAAAATGTTGAGGTGGAGATCAGTATGCTGG GACATGCAATCAAATCCTCAAGGCACCCCAGCCCACTACTTCCTTCCGAAAGATTTGGGACGGTCCAAACTGCTCTGAGAGAG GAAGTCACagactggaaggaaagagatgttTGCTTGCCGGCAGTCAAGTGGAAGCTGCTCCAGCCTGTCCCTAAAAGGATGGCGTGGGAAGTTCTCCAGTCGGAGCACAGAAGCATTGACTCTTTAA AGAGCAGAATGGAAACTGAGATCAAAGTGGAGAATTCTGAGCGTAGAGGAAGTGAACCAGGGTTAACACACGGGACAGATCTACAGCTTAGCTCTGGGGATCTGCCAGTAAAAgtagaaatggaagaggaaggctGCAGGCCAAGAGAGCAGCTGCAGAAGGCCCCCATGGGGTGTGAGAACCAACATACTTCGCTTCAGCCGGAATTTACTGCTGCTATTACTGAAAAGGCCGCTACGTCCAAGGAGGATAAAATGCCTGTGTTCTCCCAGTATGACGGAAGATACCACTACGGAGTGGAACTGAACGCAGTATCTTCTACTGAGGGATTGGAATGGTGTCCTCAGAGGTCAGACAACAGCTACCAGCAGAGCTCAAACTTGAATCAAGAGGAGAAAAGCATCATAAGTGAGAAAAGCTTTGAAATCTCTGAGAATGGAACAGGGAATAACTTGAACCATCTTGGAGAAACACGGAATAGTTCTCCTGAATATGGGAAAACCTTTACTAACACAAACTCACTAAGCAGATTTCCGGTGTGTAATCCTGAAGAGGAATGGTATGAATGTTCTCACTGTGGGAAGGGCTTCAACAAGGCAAAATATTGGAAGCAGCATCAGAAAATTCACACCGGGGAGAAACCGTACAAATGTTCtcagtgtgggaaatgcttcaatCAGTCAGGAAATCTGAAGACTCACCAAAGAATTCACACCGGGGAGAGACCCTACAAATGCTCccagtgtgggaaatgcttcagtCACACCAACTGTTTGAAGATGCATCAGAGGATTCATACTGGGGAGACATACAAATGTTCtcagtgtgggaaatgcttcagaGAGACAGGAATTCTGAAGAGGCATCTAAGAACTCATACCGGAGAAAGACCATACACATGTTCTCAGTGTGGAAAATGTTTCAGCCTGGCAGGAATCCTGAAGAGGCATCAAAGAACTCATACTGGAGAGAGGCCCTACAAATGTTCTCAGTGTGGGAAAGGCTTCAATCGGTtgggaactttgaagaagcaccaGCGAATTCACACGGGAGAGAAGCCTTACAAATGTTCTCACTGTCAGAAATGCTTCAATGAGAGAGGAAATTTGAAGAGACATCAGAGAATCCATGCTAGAGAGAGCCTTAATATCATACAAGAATTCATACTAGAAAGTGACCATATAAATGTTATCAAGGTGGGAAAGACTTCTACAGGGCAAGAAGTCTGA